The nucleotide window TATGGGCATTGGGCCCTGGTCTTGCTGGGGTGGGTGGAATTGTGTGAAACAGCAGCAGGAGGGCTATGTTCAGCATCTCCGTTCCTTTAGGAATTGCCTATTCTAATCTCTATGAAGCCGTTGCCATACTCAAAGTGGTTGAGATTGTGGTGGAATTTCGCCTCTTTCCAGCGATGTTCAAAGGTGACTAAAAAAATGCTCTCTTGGGCGAAAGGTAGCCTTTTGCCTCGGAGGATTGCTGACTTAAGGAAGGCTATTGATCTGTGTGGTAATCAGCAGATTTCATTGGTGCACATTCCAAGAGAAGCAAATGAGATAGAAGATCAGTTAGCTAAAGATAGGCTGGCAAGGGGGCTTTGCTGTTTTGGATCTGCGTGACGGTCCATACTAAGAGCATGCGCACTGGGTAGATTGCTTTTGAGTTAGTTTGGGTTTGGCTTTCTTTGTAATGTTTCGGCTGTTTTCGTTTCTGTTTTTGCCCTTTTTGTTTGCTATATTTTTTGGGTTGTTGGCCTCTATCTgcctaataatattttttttcccattaaaaaaaaaaaaactaatgaatTGGCCCAAAAAGGACTCTGGTCTGATACATGTGGAAATGTATGAACTGCAGCGATCTGGAGTAGAATTCCCAAAGCGATCTTTAGATGCAGCTCCAATATTTACTCCTCCAGCCACACATCCAGGGGCAAGACATTCTCAAGCAGGGTATGGAATGCCCAGCGATACCACTAGAAGACTGGATGAAGCAATGGCATCTGAGATGGCAAGTTTAAGGTAAGAGTTCTGCTTGGGCTTCTGGCTTTCTGAACAGGCTGTCTTCTTGTGATGGTGCTCCACATTTTGCTTTTTATTTCGGTTATTTCGGAGATTTTGTTACGTCTTTTTCTGTGCTTTTCTGCTGCCAATAACTCCATCTTTTGTTTATTATGTCTTATTACCTTCTCAGTTTATCAAACCTTGATTCCATGCGGAGTGTTATGGAACTTCTAACAGACATGCTGCAAGCTGTGAACCCAAATGACCGAGAGGTATGCACGATACTTTTGAGTATGTGATTTGCACATTTTTTAGACTTTGGATTATCATGTCATGAGATcaagttttatttttaattttatttctgcaTATCAAGGAATTTTATTGGAAACTAGAAATAAGAATTTACAACAAAGACATCAAAATGGCACGAGCAATATTCAGAACAAAACTCCAAATGGATGCCTGAAAAACCAAAATCTAGATGAAAAGCCCATATACTGTTGACAGTGAGTTAGATCCTTATTTTCACACCATGTTATTTTTATGTTGTGATCCACATTTTCCACTGCTAGGATGTTCTACACCAAATAGGCATAAACTACTTTAGGACCAACAGTTTGGGCTAGGCCAGGCCATTCATCAATGGCCCTGGCCCATTGGCCAAGTTTATGGGCCCAGGCCCTGAGAGCGCCAGGTCCCCTACCTGCTTCTTTAATATGGAATGCTGCTTTATTACTAATCTCTCACATGCCTAATTGTTGAAGGTGTCAGTTAATCTTCATACCCCCCTTTGCACTTTTTAGGCTGTTAAGGATGAAGTGATAGTGGATCTGGTCGGTCAATGCCGCTCCAACCAGAAAAAGCTAATGCAGATGGTAAATTCAACTGGGTGAGTTATTTGTAAATATGATCCGTTTCTTATccatttattattgttattagatgCTTTCTAGTGCGTCCATCCAACTGGTAGAAATGATTATGGTATATTTAGGCGGCTCCCAAGGCAGTCAAGATGTGGGAGTGATTTGAGCTTGTGAATGCATGGTCCAGCAGCCCTTCCATGTCTTCACAGTTGCGGTGTAGGTGGAGGGGTTCCAGTTTTCAGTTCTCTTAACTAGACTTACCTTTCCATATGTTTCCATGTTTAACTTCTTGATGTGGATGCTGTTTGGTTTCTATTATTTGTTAATGAATTTTGTCAcctttcaaccaaaaaaaaaaagaagtggtgGTGGCGGCTTGGCTTTGAAAAGATAAACGTATCTAATTTATAATATCCAATTTACAATGGGTCGTTATTCAACCTGCCATATGTATCAGATGCTTGTTTTCTTTTGAATTGATGCAGTTTTTGTTTTTTAAGCTGTTTGGCACCTCTTAATAAAACTGTTATTTTTCTCCAGGGggcaaaaaaaaacaaatctaaCATGGTCAATTTTGAAAGCACTTCCCTGCACCATGTGGAATCTGTGGTTTTTGAACTTCAATGGGGTTTCAGTTTATAAGATATTATGAAAATTTAATTGCCAAATACTAACAATGATGTACAGAAGGCAGTTTGTGTCAAATCTTTTGAAACCTCAAAAATTATGTTGCAATTTTGACGTAATGCTAATAATGTAACACATGATGCATGAATGTTCATGCAGAAAGAGATTCAGCAGTTGCACAAAgtttgtgcaagatccaagttGTTCAATGGGTGGCCCCTACCATGTTAGCCTTGGACCCAggattaggatcatctgatgtTTTCCACATTTGCATGAAAGAGGAATGCTAATGGCTATCCCTTCATAACATGAAGGGAGAACTTTGCATGCACACTAAAGGATTCTCAGGTCAATGCCTCAAACTATTAATAGTTCTTTGAATTTGAAGTACAAATCCATAACCAATTAACCATACGTGTGTTTGCTTGACCCGATTCAAGTCCGTCATCCCATATTAATGCAGGATCCAAACTAGGCATGAAAGCCAATAAATATGGAATTTgtatgtgtgcgtgcgtgtgtatgGGTTCTTGACCCGAATCATGACCCTCAATCCTGTATTAATGCTGTATCCAAAGTAGACATGAAGGCCGATAAAAATGGAATCTGTTCTTGACCTGATTCAAGTCCCTCAATCCAATATTAATGCAGGATCCACACTAGACATGAAGGATGATAAAAATGGAATACTAGACATGAAAGCTGATAAAAATAGAAATGAAGACATGAaggccaaaaaaagaagaaggaactGCACGTGTTCTTGACTCGATTCAAGTCCCTCAGTCCCATACTAATGCAGGATCCAAACTAGACCTGAAGATTGATAAAAATGGAATTATTTGATATGATACTCTGTCACACGGCTGCTGTATGCATCACATACAAGTGCCTCGACCCAAACTGTCCAGATTGGCGCATCACATACAAATGTCTCAACCCAAACTGTCTAGATTTTTTTTgcctgcgtgtgtgtgtgtgtgtgtgtttgttcgTTTGTTCGTTCTTGACCCGAGTAAATTTGAATCCTGACATAGAAGTCAGAACATCTGAGGTCATAATGAGAGCCTTCTTGGATTGGTGGAAACCAAAACATGGATGTGGAAAACCAATTGTCACATCAAAGTATAGGGAAATGTGTGGAAAAGAATCCACAGTAACATGTTTGTTTTAGTGCACATGATTTCCATGGAAAGGGTTAAACGTCAATGGTAAAAAAGCATGAGGCCCCATGTAGCAGTGGAAATCTAGGGTTAACAGTTTTGAAATGATTTTCGCACCTAATTGTGATTTTTGCAAACAGGGAAAAATGTCACATCTGCACAAATTGATTTCATTTCCACAGATTTCCATTCTTCTTTTGGTGCTGTTACGAAGCATCTATTATTGCTAGTTTTGATAATGTTGCATACCTTTTGTTACGAGGGCAGTGATGAGGAGCTTCTGGGGCAAGGTCTTGCATTAAATGACAACCTACAAATCTTGCTTGCAAAACATGACGCGATAGCCTCTGGTTCTCCTCTGCCAGCTGAAGCTACCAGCTCCAGCCCCAGCCCCAGACCAAATGCCCCTGCTGCGGCTGGAGCCGATCCTCCGCCAACTGAAGCAGTTCACTCTAGCTCTGGAACAAATGCACCTGGGACGCCTGCAGTGGTTGTAGGTGATCGgttcgaagaagaggaagaagaggatgatGACTTTGCCCAGCTAGCTCGCAGGTTTCACATGATTTGCTTGTTATTATTTGAGGAAACATACAATGTTTGATCTCAACCAGACCAACTGTACATGCAGTGCCCACCTTTCAGTGATCTATGTTGTTCATGCAGTGGACCCCATGGTGAATGTGAGGGTACCTGAAGAGAATCCccccaattggatgatcctaagtgTCCGTTTCCACCCCCATTGTTAAGTGTGGAATTTATAAACCATTTTATCGGattgctaggatcatctgatagtGGAGATTATGGCAAGCCCAATCCCatgtgcgtggcccacctgatcaactcCTTTTATTACCAATAGATGGGGCACCACCTGTAAGTTTGCTATATTGGATGAAAAAAATGCCGGCATCATACAGATCTGAATTATCATTTTCATGCATCTAAGTACTCATTTTATGCATGCAGACGTTCGAGAACCAGCCCCATGCCTTCTGAGGGCGCATCTGATGCAACCATAGCCACGGGCACACCAGCAGCTGCAACCTCCACACTGAGCAATGCATTGGCCTTGCCCAACCCACCAACTCCGGTGCGGACCACGAAGGAACAAGACATGATCGACCTCCTGAGCATTACTCTCTCCACAAACCCATCGTCTCCCCATACCCCTCTAACACCTCCCAGCGCCTCCAATATTCCACAGACACCTCCCGGCGCCTCCAATATTCCACAGACACCTCCTTCCGCCTATAATCAATCTGCACATCAGGTACCAGTGGCCCCCAACGCACAAGGGTATCCCTATGGCCCACAGCCATATCCTGCAGGCCAAGGGCAGGTACCCTACAGCTACGTTGTCCCATGGGCTCAACCTCAACCTCAATTCCAACCACAATCTCAGCTGCCCCAAAACTCATCCAGCTACCCGCCCCCACCATGGGCCTCCGGCACCAATAACCACTATAGCCCACCGCCGTCTTCGA belongs to Magnolia sinica isolate HGM2019 chromosome 8, MsV1, whole genome shotgun sequence and includes:
- the LOC131253530 gene encoding TOM1-like protein 6, with the translated sequence MSSATIRVEKATSDLLIGPDWTMNIDICDSINSDHWQAKEVVKAVKKRLQHKNPKVQLLALTLLETMIKNCGDYVHHQVAERNILAEMIKIVKKKTDMHVRDKILVLLDSWQEAFGGPGGKFPQYYWAYDELRRSGVEFPKRSLDAAPIFTPPATHPGARHSQAGYGMPSDTTRRLDEAMASEMASLSLSNLDSMRSVMELLTDMLQAVNPNDREAVKDEVIVDLVGQCRSNQKKLMQMVNSTGDEELLGQGLALNDNLQILLAKHDAIASGSPLPAEATSSSPSPRPNAPAAAGADPPPTEAVHSSSGTNAPGTPAVVVGDRFEEEEEEDDDFAQLARRRSRTSPMPSEGASDATIATGTPAAATSTLSNALALPNPPTPVRTTKEQDMIDLLSITLSTNPSSPHTPLTPPSASNIPQTPPGASNIPQTPPSAYNQSAHQVPVAPNAQGYPYGPQPYPAGQGQVPYSYVVPWAQPQPQFQPQSQLPQNSSSYPPPPWASGTNNHYSPPPSSSPYSYQMAQPNPAGGSYMPMHAARPLRQYNSFGSRGNINSASPLRETLGSPTVRHVGPTMGNKPFIPSYRLFEDLIDLRNADGGVKTNGASQTGSSLSGSPGQSMVGGRK